A single Paratractidigestivibacter faecalis DNA region contains:
- a CDS encoding NAD(P)/FAD-dependent oxidoreductase, protein MLEVSGIRIHLTQLDGGDERELALCKKALAKKLRINASQLRGIERRRRSIDARKKADIVLTFTLRAELAGGPSQEAAVLSKLTRAHAEKGVRVVGEEPFGWPDAAVAPDARPVVVGAGCAGLSCALSLARAGLSPLLVERGDDAARRSRVVEAHNATGELDVESNIQYGVGGAGTFSDGKLQTGTKSPAHRLILETFVEAGAQPQILWDAKPHVGSDVLPRVVTNIVRMIEEAGGEVRCRCRMSDLDVTGGRVRSVTLTQTAADGSQTEERVAASCVVLACGHSARDVFELLREHDVPMERKTFAMGVRIEHLQADIDRALYGPAAGSPALGAAPYKLSCHLPSGRSAFSFCMCPGGYVVSAASERGGVVTNGMSLSDRAGANANSGLLANVFPDDLPGDDVLAGVELQRRCERAAFAAGGGAYVAPAQLVGDFLAGTPSSAGGRVAPTYPRGVAWGSVEKCLPDYIVGTLRDALPRMGRQLHGFDVADAVLTGVETRSSSPVRVTRGADGQSVGVAGLWPVGEGAGYAGGIMSAATDGIMAARKVVEALGGGAADPAE, encoded by the coding sequence ATGCTCGAGGTCTCAGGCATAAGGATCCACCTCACGCAGCTCGACGGAGGCGACGAGCGCGAGCTCGCCCTCTGCAAAAAGGCGCTCGCCAAGAAGCTGCGCATCAATGCGTCGCAGCTCAGAGGCATCGAGCGTCGCCGTCGCTCCATCGACGCGCGCAAGAAGGCCGACATCGTGCTCACCTTCACCCTGCGCGCGGAGCTCGCGGGCGGCCCCTCCCAGGAGGCGGCCGTCCTCTCCAAGCTGACCCGCGCCCACGCCGAGAAGGGCGTCCGCGTGGTGGGCGAGGAGCCCTTCGGCTGGCCTGACGCCGCCGTGGCGCCCGACGCGCGTCCCGTTGTGGTGGGAGCCGGCTGCGCGGGCCTCTCCTGCGCGCTCTCCCTTGCGAGAGCGGGCCTTTCTCCCCTGCTCGTGGAGCGCGGGGACGACGCCGCCCGCCGCAGCAGGGTGGTAGAGGCGCACAACGCCACCGGCGAGCTGGACGTGGAGAGCAACATCCAGTACGGCGTGGGCGGCGCGGGCACGTTCTCTGACGGCAAGCTGCAGACCGGCACCAAGAGCCCGGCCCACCGCCTCATCCTGGAGACCTTCGTGGAGGCCGGCGCCCAGCCGCAGATCCTGTGGGACGCAAAGCCCCACGTGGGAAGCGACGTGCTGCCGCGCGTGGTGACCAACATCGTGCGCATGATCGAGGAGGCCGGCGGTGAGGTGCGCTGCCGCTGCCGCATGAGCGACCTGGACGTCACCGGCGGCCGCGTGCGGTCCGTGACGCTGACCCAAACGGCCGCCGACGGCTCCCAGACCGAGGAGCGCGTGGCCGCGAGCTGCGTCGTCCTTGCCTGCGGCCACTCCGCGCGCGACGTCTTTGAGCTGCTGCGCGAGCACGACGTGCCCATGGAGCGCAAGACGTTTGCCATGGGCGTGCGCATCGAGCACCTGCAGGCGGACATCGACCGCGCCCTCTACGGTCCCGCCGCCGGCAGCCCAGCCCTGGGCGCGGCCCCGTACAAGCTCTCGTGCCACCTGCCGAGCGGCCGCTCCGCGTTCAGCTTCTGCATGTGTCCCGGCGGCTACGTGGTCTCCGCCGCCAGCGAGCGCGGCGGAGTTGTCACAAACGGCATGAGCCTCTCGGACCGCGCGGGCGCAAACGCCAACTCCGGCCTTCTGGCCAACGTCTTCCCGGACGACCTGCCGGGCGACGACGTCCTCGCCGGCGTCGAGCTGCAGCGCCGCTGCGAGAGGGCGGCCTTTGCGGCCGGCGGCGGCGCCTACGTCGCGCCCGCCCAGCTGGTGGGAGACTTCCTCGCGGGCACGCCCTCCTCGGCCGGCGGCCGCGTGGCGCCCACCTACCCCAGGGGCGTTGCCTGGGGCTCTGTTGAGAAGTGCCTGCCGGACTACATCGTGGGCACGCTGCGGGACGCCCTGCCCCGCATGGGCCGCCAGCTCCACGGCTTTGACGTGGCTGACGCCGTGCTCACGGGCGTGGAGACCCGCTCCAGCTCACCGGTGCGCGTCACGCGCGGCGCGGACGGCCAGAGCGTGGGCGTGGCCGGCCTCTGGCCCGTCGGCGAGGGCGCGGGCTACGCGGGCGGCATCATGAGCGCCGCCACCGACGGCATCATGGCCGCCAGGAAGGTGGTCGAGGCGTTGGGCGGCGGGGCGGCTGACCCGGCCGAATAG
- the gpmA gene encoding 2,3-diphosphoglycerate-dependent phosphoglycerate mutase produces MAEDTMKLVLIRHGESEWNKLNLFTGWTDVELSETGEKEAAAGGRALKEAGFDFDICYTSRLKRAIHTLNFVLKEMDREWLPVVKSWKLNERHYGALQGLNKADAAAEHGDEQVKIWRRSFDICPPELEPGDERDPHTQEQYRDVAPDQLPYTECLKDTIARAWPFFEDEIRPQMLAGKRVLIAAHGNSLRSLVMKFEKMTPEQILEVNIPTGVPLVYTFDRDFNVVDKQYIGDPETIAAKINAVANQGKAKK; encoded by the coding sequence ATGGCAGAAGACACGATGAAGCTCGTCCTTATCCGTCACGGCGAGTCCGAGTGGAACAAGCTCAACCTGTTCACCGGCTGGACCGACGTCGAGCTGTCCGAGACTGGCGAGAAGGAGGCTGCCGCCGGCGGCCGTGCCCTCAAGGAGGCCGGCTTCGACTTCGACATCTGCTACACCTCCCGCCTGAAGCGCGCCATCCACACCCTGAACTTCGTGCTCAAGGAGATGGACCGCGAGTGGCTGCCCGTCGTCAAGAGCTGGAAGCTCAACGAGCGCCACTACGGCGCCCTGCAGGGCCTGAACAAGGCCGACGCCGCCGCCGAGCACGGCGACGAGCAGGTCAAGATCTGGCGCCGCTCCTTTGACATCTGCCCGCCCGAGCTGGAGCCCGGCGACGAGCGCGACCCGCACACCCAGGAGCAGTACCGTGACGTCGCTCCCGACCAGCTCCCCTACACCGAGTGCCTGAAGGACACCATCGCCCGCGCCTGGCCGTTCTTCGAGGATGAGATCCGCCCGCAGATGCTCGCCGGCAAGCGCGTCCTCATCGCCGCCCACGGCAACTCCCTGCGCTCCCTGGTCATGAAGTTCGAGAAGATGACCCCCGAGCAGATCCTCGAGGTCAACATCCCGACCGGCGTGCCCCTGGTCTACACCTTCGACCGCGACTTCAACGTCGTCGACAAGCAGTACATCGGTGACCCGGAGACCATCGCCGCCAAGATCAACGCTGTCGCCAACCAGGGCAAGGCCAAGAAGTAG
- a CDS encoding aminoacetone oxidase family FAD-binding enzyme, producing the protein MAARTRAKKPSRAELRERALAAASAVGVPAACDVVVAGGGASGLVAAIAAAEAGARTCVLEQDLECGRKILATGNGRCNFANEDLDPARYRNGAFVAKVAGARWLEEVLGFFAASGLAWASEEGRLYPLSRQAASVRNVLLGRARRAGVTLAPARKVTSVAPAAGGWKVSFSPAAPGEKGAPQAGGITARAVVMAAGGGSELARGLGLPAVAEGPVLCALACEPENNSLELALVDGRRAHAHVRLLRGGRKLWAEDGEVLFRPWGLSGICVFDLSRRAEAGDAISLDLTCGMADAQLEAAAATGTADGVLDPQVAAALGAAGGNPASAFAALRQARSLRFLVTDRAETERAQVTRGGLDVTGFFPETLECATLPGLFACGEALDVDADCGGFNLAWAWRSGQVAGASAAALALSQNRK; encoded by the coding sequence ATGGCCGCCCGCACGCGCGCAAAGAAGCCGTCCCGCGCCGAGCTGCGCGAGCGCGCCCTCGCAGCCGCCTCGGCCGTCGGGGTGCCCGCCGCCTGCGACGTGGTGGTCGCGGGCGGCGGCGCCTCGGGCCTGGTGGCGGCCATCGCGGCCGCGGAGGCCGGCGCCCGCACGTGCGTGCTCGAGCAGGACCTGGAGTGCGGCCGGAAGATCCTGGCAACGGGAAACGGCCGCTGCAACTTTGCCAACGAGGACCTTGACCCCGCACGCTACAGAAACGGCGCGTTTGTCGCCAAGGTTGCGGGTGCCCGGTGGCTGGAGGAGGTCCTGGGGTTCTTTGCCGCGTCAGGCCTGGCCTGGGCCTCGGAGGAGGGCAGGCTCTACCCGCTCTCTCGCCAGGCGGCCTCCGTCAGGAACGTCCTTCTGGGCCGCGCCCGCCGTGCCGGCGTGACGCTCGCCCCCGCCCGCAAGGTCACGTCCGTGGCACCCGCGGCCGGCGGCTGGAAGGTCTCCTTCTCCCCCGCCGCACCAGGCGAGAAGGGCGCCCCGCAGGCAGGAGGCATCACCGCCAGGGCCGTCGTGATGGCCGCCGGCGGCGGCTCCGAGCTCGCCCGCGGGCTGGGCCTGCCGGCCGTGGCCGAGGGGCCCGTGCTCTGCGCCCTGGCGTGCGAGCCCGAGAACAACAGCCTTGAGCTGGCCCTCGTTGACGGCAGGCGCGCCCACGCGCACGTGCGGCTGCTCCGCGGCGGCCGCAAGCTCTGGGCGGAAGACGGCGAGGTGCTCTTTCGCCCGTGGGGACTCTCCGGCATCTGCGTCTTCGACCTCTCCCGCCGTGCGGAGGCGGGCGACGCCATCTCCCTCGACCTCACGTGCGGCATGGCGGACGCCCAGCTTGAGGCGGCAGCCGCCACGGGCACGGCGGACGGCGTGCTTGACCCGCAGGTGGCCGCGGCGCTGGGGGCCGCCGGCGGCAACCCCGCGTCCGCCTTTGCCGCGCTGCGTCAGGCCCGTAGCCTGCGCTTCCTCGTGACCGACCGCGCCGAGACGGAGCGCGCCCAGGTCACGCGGGGAGGTCTGGACGTGACGGGCTTCTTCCCAGAGACGCTTGAATGCGCCACGCTGCCCGGGCTCTTTGCCTGCGGCGAGGCGCTTGACGTGGACGCGGACTGCGGCGGCTTCAACCTCGCGTGGGCATGGAGGAGCGGCCAGGTGGCCGGCGCCTCCGCGGCCGCGCTCGCACTCTCACAGAACAGGAAGTGA
- a CDS encoding Mrp/NBP35 family ATP-binding protein has protein sequence MDEQEKDRIREEFEASRSKGAEQQQAQQAQAPQQEGPAEGCVIKNVIGVVSGKGGVGKSLVTGILARELSRRGAKVGILDADVTGPSIPKMFGMSGCHAYAQDNLLVPLETKGGIKVMSANLVLDNEDDPVLWRGPVVAGAIKQFWGQCAWGELDYLLVDMPPGTSDVALTVFQSLPVEGVVIVSSPQDLVQMVVGKAVKMANMMDVPVLGLVENMAYVTCPHCEEKIFPYGPSRLQETADHFDLVALGQLPIDPALAAACDAGSFEQSVPDGLLPEAVQTVIQVAELTAALAGRDA, from the coding sequence ATGGACGAGCAGGAGAAGGATCGCATCCGCGAGGAGTTCGAGGCCTCGCGCAGCAAGGGGGCCGAGCAGCAGCAGGCACAGCAGGCGCAGGCTCCCCAGCAGGAGGGGCCGGCCGAGGGCTGCGTGATCAAGAACGTCATTGGCGTGGTCTCCGGCAAGGGTGGCGTCGGAAAGTCCCTGGTCACGGGCATCCTCGCGCGCGAGCTCTCCCGTCGCGGCGCCAAGGTGGGCATCCTGGACGCAGACGTCACCGGCCCGTCCATCCCCAAGATGTTCGGCATGTCCGGCTGTCACGCCTACGCGCAGGACAACCTGCTCGTGCCGCTTGAGACCAAGGGCGGCATCAAGGTCATGAGCGCCAACCTCGTGCTCGATAACGAGGACGACCCGGTGCTCTGGCGCGGCCCCGTGGTGGCCGGCGCCATCAAGCAGTTCTGGGGCCAGTGCGCCTGGGGCGAGCTTGACTACCTGCTGGTGGACATGCCTCCGGGAACCTCCGACGTGGCGCTCACCGTCTTCCAGAGCCTGCCCGTGGAGGGCGTCGTCATCGTGAGCTCGCCGCAGGACCTGGTCCAGATGGTGGTGGGCAAGGCCGTCAAGATGGCCAACATGATGGACGTCCCGGTGCTGGGCCTGGTGGAGAACATGGCCTACGTCACCTGCCCCCACTGCGAAGAGAAGATCTTCCCCTACGGCCCCAGCCGCCTTCAGGAGACGGCCGACCACTTTGACCTGGTTGCCCTGGGCCAGCTGCCCATTGACCCGGCCCTGGCCGCGGCCTGCGACGCCGGCAGCTTTGAGCAGAGCGTGCCCGACGGCCTGCTTCCCGAGGCCGTCCAGACCGTCATCCAGGTGGCCGAGCTCACCGCGGCGCTCGCCGGAAGGGACGCCTAG